One Archangium violaceum genomic window, CGGGCGCGCGGGTGAAGCCGTGGCTGTACGCCATCGCCACCAACGCGGCGCGCGACTGGCAACGGCGCAAACGCCCCGAGGACCTGACGGACGAGGGCGAGCTGCCCACCAGCGTGCCCGCGGAGGAGCCAGCGGCCCGGGACACGGGGCTCGAGAGCGCGGTGCAGCGGGCCCTGGCGCAACTCCCCGAGGGCCAGCGCATCCCCATCGTCCTGCACCGCTTCGAGGGGATGGGCTTCGCGGAGATCGCCGAGTCGATGGGGCTCACGGAGAGCGCGGTGAAGGTGCGGGCGCACCGGGGCTACGCGCGCCTGCGCGAGCTGCTGACCGCCCTGCGGGAGGAGACGAACACATGAGTCCTGAGTGCTCGCGCGTGCTCGACAGCCTGGGCCAGCCACTCCCGCCGGAGCTGGCCGCGCATGTGGCCTCGTGCGCGGAGTGCCGCGCGCTGGTGGAGGGCTTCGGCGTACTGGAGGGCCTACCCGCCCCGGCGGAGAAGGCTCCGGCGGCCGGGCCGGCCCTGGAGTCGGCGCGGAGCCAGGCGCTGCGGGAGCTGGCGGCCCACCCGAAGGCGAGC contains:
- a CDS encoding RNA polymerase sigma factor, with product MTRFCQGDARAFDALFQRYARPIHGYLARLTGSPAAAEDLSQQTFLSLVRARGRFQAGARVKPWLYAIATNAARDWQRRKRPEDLTDEGELPTSVPAEEPAARDTGLESAVQRALAQLPEGQRIPIVLHRFEGMGFAEIAESMGLTESAVKVRAHRGYARLRELLTALREETNT